A single window of Archangium gephyra DNA harbors:
- the lptB gene encoding LPS export ABC transporter ATP-binding protein, with the protein MTSHLHAEGLQKSFRKRRVVQGVSFHVAQGEVVGLLGPNGAGKTTSFNMVVGLVRPDAGRVRVDHEDLTSLPMHRRALRGLGYLPQEASVFRKLTVHENFLSVLELQKGLDKAARERRARELLEEFGLSHVAYSFGETLSGGERRRAEIARSLIPNPRFILFDEPFAGVDPINVGDLQRQIAHLKSRGLGVLITDHNVQDTLGICDRAYIIAQGEILEEGTPQQIASSARARAVYLGERFRLQSV; encoded by the coding sequence ATGACGAGCCATCTCCACGCAGAGGGTCTGCAGAAGAGCTTCCGCAAGCGCCGGGTGGTGCAGGGCGTGTCCTTCCACGTCGCGCAGGGCGAGGTGGTGGGGTTGCTCGGGCCCAACGGCGCCGGCAAGACGACGAGCTTCAACATGGTGGTGGGCCTGGTGCGGCCCGACGCGGGACGGGTGCGCGTGGACCACGAGGACCTCACGTCCCTGCCCATGCACCGCCGGGCCCTGCGCGGCCTGGGCTACCTCCCGCAGGAGGCCTCCGTCTTCCGCAAGCTCACGGTGCACGAGAACTTCCTCTCCGTGCTGGAGCTGCAGAAGGGCCTGGACAAGGCCGCCCGCGAGCGCCGCGCCCGCGAGCTGCTGGAGGAGTTCGGCCTGAGCCACGTGGCCTACTCCTTCGGCGAGACGCTCTCCGGTGGCGAGCGCCGCCGCGCGGAGATCGCCCGCTCCCTCATCCCCAACCCCCGCTTCATCCTCTTCGACGAGCCCTTCGCCGGCGTGGACCCCATCAACGTGGGCGACCTCCAGCGGCAGATCGCCCACCTGAAGTCCCGCGGCCTGGGCGTCCTCATCACCGACCACAACGTCCAGGACACCCTGGGCATCTGTGACCGCGCCTACATCATCGCACAGGGTGAAATCCTGGAGGAGGGCACCCCGCAGCAGATTGCCTCCTCGGCCCGGGCGCGGGCGGTGTACCTCGGGGAGCGATTCCGCTTGCAGTCGGTTTGA
- the rpoN gene encoding RNA polymerase factor sigma-54: MAMELKQSLKLSQQLVMTPQLQQAIKLLQLSRMELLEQVREEMDQNPLLEQPDETPFGDTSDKEPGEASMEAANTEMPAGVEARTPDSAPEFKADGEGPPEIDWEAYLNSYQFNEPTTASNKGNVATEDMPSFEANMVEKEDLVDHLQEQLGTLRLNEAERRVAMLILGNLDHDGYLKLDDVEGDPLIRLANEADVPMGLAERTLRRIQNLEPKGCAARDLQECLLIQVSALKDKHAALLGLIIKRHMKYLESKNLPAIAKDLKVPLEEVVEASKLLPKLDPKPGRNFSGDDAQYITPDVFVYKMGEDEYTVVLNDDGLSKLRISGMYRNALKSGGVGPGQTKEFIQEKLRSAQWLIRSIHQRQRTIYKVTESIVKFQKDFLDQGIAHLKPLILRDVAEDIGMHESTVSRVTTNKYVHTPQGIFELKYFFNSSIARVSGEDTASEAVKHHIKQLVSQEDPRNPYSDQKIVELLKAQGTEIARRTVAKYREVLGILPSSKRKRYF, translated from the coding sequence ATGGCGATGGAACTCAAGCAGAGCCTGAAGCTGTCGCAGCAGCTGGTGATGACGCCCCAGCTGCAGCAGGCCATCAAGCTGCTGCAACTCTCGCGGATGGAGCTGCTGGAGCAGGTCCGCGAGGAGATGGACCAGAACCCCCTCCTGGAGCAGCCGGACGAGACGCCTTTTGGCGACACGTCCGATAAGGAGCCGGGCGAGGCCTCCATGGAGGCGGCGAACACGGAGATGCCGGCGGGGGTGGAAGCCCGGACCCCGGACTCGGCGCCCGAGTTCAAGGCGGACGGGGAAGGCCCGCCGGAGATCGACTGGGAGGCCTACCTCAACAGCTACCAGTTCAACGAGCCCACGACCGCCTCCAACAAGGGCAACGTGGCCACCGAGGACATGCCTTCCTTCGAAGCCAACATGGTGGAGAAGGAGGATCTGGTCGACCACCTTCAGGAGCAGCTCGGGACGCTGCGGCTCAACGAGGCCGAGCGGCGCGTGGCGATGCTGATCCTGGGCAACCTGGACCATGACGGGTACCTGAAGCTGGACGATGTGGAGGGAGATCCGCTCATCCGCCTGGCCAACGAGGCGGACGTGCCCATGGGGCTGGCCGAGCGCACGCTGCGGCGCATCCAGAACCTGGAGCCCAAGGGCTGCGCGGCGAGAGACCTCCAGGAGTGCCTGCTCATCCAGGTGTCGGCGCTCAAGGACAAGCACGCGGCGCTGCTGGGCCTCATCATCAAGCGCCACATGAAGTACCTCGAGAGCAAGAACCTTCCGGCGATCGCGAAGGACCTGAAGGTGCCGCTCGAGGAGGTGGTGGAGGCGTCCAAGCTGCTGCCCAAGCTGGATCCGAAGCCGGGCCGCAACTTCAGCGGGGACGACGCGCAGTACATCACCCCCGACGTGTTCGTCTACAAGATGGGCGAGGACGAGTACACGGTGGTGCTCAACGACGACGGCCTGTCGAAGCTGCGGATCTCTGGCATGTACCGCAACGCGCTGAAGAGCGGCGGGGTGGGGCCGGGGCAGACGAAGGAGTTCATCCAGGAGAAGCTGCGCAGCGCGCAGTGGCTCATCCGCTCCATCCACCAGCGCCAGCGCACCATCTACAAGGTCACCGAGAGCATCGTGAAGTTCCAGAAGGACTTCCTGGACCAGGGCATCGCGCACCTCAAGCCGCTGATCCTGCGGGACGTGGCCGAGGACATCGGGATGCACGAGTCCACGGTGTCGCGCGTGACGACGAACAAGTACGTGCACACCCCGCAGGGCATCTTCGAGCTGAAGTACTTCTTCAACTCGTCCATTGCCCGCGTGTCCGGTGAGGACACGGCGAGCGAGGCGGTGAAGCACCACATCAAGCAGCTGGTGTCGCAGGAAGATCCGCGCAATCCGTACTCGGACCAGAAGATTGTCGAGCTGCTCAAGGCGCAGGGGACGGAGATCGCCCGGCGCACGGTGGCCAAGTACCGCGAGGTGCTGGGCATCCTCCCGAGCAGCAAGCGCAAGCGCTACTTCTGA
- a CDS encoding L,D-transpeptidase family protein, with protein sequence MTTDSAGSSTPPAAAPSAVAGGQTPPRNERFIHPPELTGVLAGQTSLGVGSKGPGVLAVQQALADMGFSVPGGADGSFGAQSTKAVRNFQVHARSAFPAVQATGKVDAATLRALDALAPPPGQRGQSQHLPAPRYKGTPVRVVVVKNEHRTFLFDAQGKLQSIFGNAVGTRATQTDPGLKKVTGKLNEAQSHALGKKLWGGPVFGPRIIDLSWADGSRSGEELHGTSAPAHQGEDVSHGCIRHDNADIIALYDALKVGDMVAIVDSINDPNLKAPPATPTGMPDLSGAVASRK encoded by the coding sequence ATGACCACTGATTCCGCTGGCTCCTCGACTCCTCCCGCCGCCGCACCTTCCGCCGTTGCTGGCGGTCAGACGCCTCCGCGCAACGAGCGCTTCATCCACCCACCGGAGCTGACAGGAGTGCTCGCTGGACAGACTTCGCTCGGCGTGGGCTCGAAGGGACCGGGCGTACTCGCCGTGCAGCAGGCCCTCGCCGACATGGGCTTCAGCGTACCCGGAGGCGCGGATGGCTCCTTCGGCGCGCAGTCGACCAAGGCCGTGCGCAACTTCCAGGTGCATGCCCGCTCGGCCTTCCCCGCGGTGCAGGCCACCGGCAAGGTGGACGCCGCCACCCTGCGCGCCCTCGATGCGCTCGCCCCTCCTCCGGGACAGCGCGGACAGAGCCAGCACCTGCCCGCTCCCCGCTACAAGGGCACGCCCGTGCGCGTCGTGGTCGTGAAGAACGAGCACCGCACCTTCCTCTTCGACGCCCAGGGCAAGCTCCAGTCCATCTTCGGCAACGCCGTGGGCACTCGCGCCACCCAGACGGACCCTGGCCTGAAGAAGGTGACGGGCAAGCTCAACGAGGCCCAGTCCCACGCCCTCGGCAAGAAGCTGTGGGGCGGACCCGTCTTCGGGCCCCGCATCATCGACCTCTCGTGGGCCGATGGCTCCCGCTCGGGCGAGGAGCTCCACGGCACCAGCGCCCCCGCCCATCAGGGCGAGGACGTGTCGCACGGGTGCATCCGCCACGACAACGCCGACATCATCGCCCTCTACGACGCGCTGAAGGTGGGGGACATGGTGGCCATCGTCGACAGCATCAACGACCCGAACCTGAAGGCCCCACCCGCTACCCCCACGGGCATGCCGGACCTCTCGGGCGCCGTGGCTTCGCGCAAGTAG
- a CDS encoding glycosyltransferase — MAGRVLHLAAGNLYGGVETFLVTLAKSPRRLEHCFALFFEGRLATELRAAGASVEVLGPARLGRPWTLVGPQLRLRRLLRAWSPDLVVYHSTWLKLVAAPALLGYRQALFVHSRVDPHHPLDRLMARFPPDAFLTNSEFTAGSVSALVPRPTPLVAGCPVEDRTPKEPGVREAVRRELGIAEATVVILQLSRMEPGKGHALLLEALARLGRDAAWECLVVGGAQRPEEQAYVERLRAQAAQWGLTDRVRFLGQRTDVPRLFAGADLFCHPNVVPEGFGIVFVEAMYAGLPVLTTDMGGAREIVDETCGARVAPRADALAEVLTRWVADSGARQALGHAGRQRAERLYLPSIRVGLLEDALDGCLRHHRES, encoded by the coding sequence GTGGCCGGGCGAGTGCTCCATCTGGCGGCGGGAAACCTGTACGGAGGCGTGGAGACCTTCCTGGTGACGCTGGCGAAGTCGCCTCGGCGGCTGGAGCACTGCTTCGCGCTGTTCTTCGAGGGCCGGCTGGCCACGGAGCTGCGAGCGGCGGGAGCCTCGGTGGAGGTGCTCGGCCCGGCGCGGCTGGGACGGCCGTGGACGCTCGTCGGGCCCCAATTGCGGCTGCGCCGGCTGCTGCGCGCGTGGAGCCCGGACCTGGTGGTGTACCACTCCACGTGGCTGAAGCTCGTCGCGGCCCCGGCACTGCTCGGCTACCGGCAGGCGCTCTTCGTGCACAGCCGGGTGGACCCCCACCACCCGCTGGACCGGTTGATGGCGCGGTTTCCTCCGGATGCGTTTCTCACCAACTCGGAGTTCACGGCCGGGTCCGTCTCGGCCCTGGTGCCCCGGCCCACGCCGCTCGTCGCTGGCTGTCCCGTCGAGGACCGCACCCCGAAGGAGCCTGGGGTGCGCGAGGCCGTGCGCCGGGAGTTGGGCATCGCCGAGGCAACGGTGGTCATCCTCCAGCTGAGCCGGATGGAGCCGGGCAAGGGGCACGCGCTGTTGCTGGAGGCCCTGGCGCGGCTGGGGCGCGACGCGGCGTGGGAGTGCCTGGTGGTGGGAGGCGCGCAACGCCCGGAGGAGCAGGCCTATGTGGAGCGCCTGCGCGCCCAGGCGGCGCAGTGGGGGCTGACGGACCGGGTGCGCTTCCTCGGCCAGCGCACGGACGTGCCGCGGCTGTTCGCCGGAGCGGACCTGTTCTGCCACCCCAACGTGGTCCCCGAGGGCTTCGGCATCGTCTTCGTCGAGGCGATGTACGCGGGCCTGCCCGTGCTGACGACGGACATGGGCGGGGCGCGGGAGATCGTCGACGAGACGTGTGGAGCCCGGGTGGCGCCCCGGGCGGACGCCCTCGCGGAAGTGCTCACGCGCTGGGTGGCGGACTCCGGAGCGAGGCAGGCCCTGGGGCACGCGGGCCGCCAGCGGGCGGAGCGTCTCTACCTCCCCTCCATCCGAGTGGGCCTGCTGGAGGACGCGCTCGATGGGTGTCTCCGCCACCACCGGGAGAGCTAG
- a CDS encoding NADP-dependent oxidoreductase produces MPAINRQFLLARRPEGRLRESDFDYREAPVPEPGPGEVLTRTVYLSIDPANRAWMFPDPTYRPPIGLGEVVAGFTLNEVVDSRDARFRPGDLVECEGGWQDYAVLPADALHTLEPRKPLSHWMSVLGVTGKTAYFGMLEVGKIRAGETVLVSAAAGAVGSFAGQIAKLHGCRVLGIAGGPEKCRWLTEELGFDAAIDYQSGDLSERLAACCPEGVDVYFDNVGGAVFQAALFRMKTHGRIVCCGVMSILDTDTPPPRLLGVPGLLAIRRLRLEGFIVLDYYGRRRQAEQALAGWVAEGRLKVREDIIDGLQNAPRALMGQLHGANIGKRMIRVAPEPSGRE; encoded by the coding sequence GCTGCGTGAGTCCGACTTCGACTACCGCGAGGCCCCGGTGCCCGAGCCCGGCCCCGGAGAGGTGCTGACGCGCACCGTCTATCTCTCCATCGATCCGGCCAACCGGGCGTGGATGTTCCCCGATCCCACCTACCGTCCGCCCATCGGCCTGGGCGAGGTGGTGGCCGGGTTCACGCTCAACGAGGTGGTGGACTCGAGGGACGCGCGCTTCCGCCCCGGAGACCTCGTCGAGTGTGAGGGCGGCTGGCAGGACTACGCCGTGCTCCCAGCGGACGCGCTCCACACGCTGGAGCCGCGCAAGCCCCTGTCCCACTGGATGAGCGTGCTCGGGGTGACGGGCAAGACGGCGTACTTCGGCATGCTGGAGGTCGGGAAGATACGTGCCGGGGAGACGGTGCTCGTATCGGCGGCGGCGGGAGCGGTGGGCTCGTTCGCCGGGCAGATCGCGAAGCTCCACGGGTGCCGCGTCCTCGGCATCGCCGGAGGCCCGGAGAAGTGCCGCTGGCTCACGGAGGAGCTCGGCTTCGACGCGGCCATCGACTACCAGTCCGGGGACCTCTCCGAGCGGCTGGCGGCCTGTTGCCCCGAGGGCGTGGACGTCTACTTCGACAACGTGGGCGGCGCGGTGTTCCAGGCGGCGCTGTTCCGGATGAAGACACACGGGCGCATCGTCTGCTGCGGCGTCATGTCCATCCTCGACACCGACACGCCGCCCCCGAGGCTGCTCGGCGTTCCGGGCCTGCTGGCCATCCGCCGCCTGCGCCTGGAGGGCTTCATCGTCCTGGATTACTACGGCCGCCGGAGACAGGCCGAGCAGGCCCTGGCGGGCTGGGTGGCCGAGGGACGGCTGAAGGTGCGCGAGGACATCATCGACGGGCTGCAGAACGCGCCGCGGGCCTTGATGGGCCAGCTGCACGGGGCCAACATCGGCAAGCGGATGATTCGCGTCGCGCCGGAGCCCTCGGGGAGGGAGTAG